A region of Lycium barbarum isolate Lr01 chromosome 1, ASM1917538v2, whole genome shotgun sequence DNA encodes the following proteins:
- the LOC132630203 gene encoding putative late blight resistance protein homolog R1A-10, which yields MAHAAVVSLQQKLQEMLKDSNSRYCELRQLRQMISSWHAFLEDSLSKRNAPEAVEYLEKQVNHLATQLLDSINLYELKKRSPGSYPESWKVFQEEVVRAGSDSIKEYLMKVKNARNDIDALPTWEHIENDSEYRPHLQATVLDLDNDLMTVKSRLLCPPSKLDVISIVGMGGIGKTTLARKVHDDIYMEHHFYIRAWITVSQMHQRREMLLSILRCLSLVNDNTYLKSNEQLAEQVYKSLKGRRYLIAMDDVWDTNAWDDVKRSFPDDKNGSRVILTSRLANVGNHASSGSPHYMRCLSVEQSLKLFNLKVFGRETCPFELEKATKQIVEKCQGLPLAIVVVAGFCSKISKTENCWEDVAHKIGLVMSRNTEECLDLLALSYNHLPRHLKTCFLYMGVFPKDFEISVSRLIKLWIAKEFVEWTPAKDLESYFSEEEKDLGDYFSKKEKDLEEVAEGYLRDLIDRSLIMVRKKTSSGKVKTCEVHDLLHDLIVREAWKERSIYFTKSNLIVSPPVASFEHRIIFNFRIAPELKYDYGGPSLPYASSFLCFGKDGTPGSCTQIDSFITFTNFSWLTVLDICFQPFDHLPREIWQLSQLRCLALASFNVLPPSVSNLSHLQTLIRYSHQASICLPAEIWEFKQLRHLYFRKCCYFPDNASSEPERYLDRLLSKLELTELQALSSSLGSSSRSNLALTNLQTLLRHLYFRKCFYFPDNASQPERYLDRILSNLELTELQALSSSLGSSSCSNLALTNLQTVLRHLYFRKCCYFPDNASEPERYLGRFLSNLEFTKLQALYSSLVSSSRSNLALTNLRILLKHLRLWKHFDCHDNASERERYLDRFLSNLELTELQALSSSLGSSIRSGSSSRSNLALTNLQTLSYITFGSITWGVFIGMPNLKKLGIRESEEECLTAEAMSGNLKKLILLDHLQTLKCFFIKRWILQQCDVFPPTLKKLTLRGCQLPWNQMTIVCKLPKLEVLKLKDYAFQGSEWEPTDEHFQQLKFLLVDGTDLIHWKASSIQFPKLQSLVLKNCYRLSEIPDEVVEIPTLQFIELYHCSSSADDSADRIQEEQHSMGNDDLVVRIHKFFNSEP from the exons ATGGCTCACGCTGCCGTCGTATCTCTTCAACAAAAGCTGCAGGAAATGCTGAAAGACTCCAATTCTCGTTACTGTGAACTACGTCAACTACGTCAAATGATCAGTTCCTGGCACGCTTTTCTGGAGGACTCTTTGTCGAAAAGAAATGCTCCAGAAGCAGTGGAATATTTGGAGAAGCAGGTTAATCATTTGGCAACTCAACTTCTAGATAGTATCAACTTATATGAATTGAAAAAGAGATCACCTGGTTCCTATCCAGAAAGTTGGAAAGTGTTCCAGGAAGAGGTAGTGAGAGCAGGTTCCGATAGCATAAAGGAATATTTGATGAAGGTTAAGAATGCTCGGAATGACATTGATGCTCTGCCAACATGGGAACACATCGAGAATGATTCAGAATACCGTCCCCATCTCCAAGCTACTGTGTTAGACCTTGATAATGACTTAATGACTGTTAAATCTCGGCTTTTATGTCCTCCTTCAAAGCTAGACGTCATCTCAATTGTTGGCATGGGAGGAATTGGCAAGACGACTCTTGCTAGGAAAGTTCATGATGATATTTACATGGAGCATCACTTCTATATTCGTGCTTGGATTACTGTATCTCAAATGCATCAACGTAGAGAAATGTTGTTGAGCATTTTGAGGTGTTTATCACTGGTCAATGACAACACCTACCTAAAGAGTAATGAGCAATTAGCAGAACAAGTTTACAAAAGTTTGAAAGGAAGGAGATATCTTATTGCAATGGATGATGTTTGGGACACCAATGCATGGGATGATGTGAAAAGATCTTTTCCAGATGATAAAAATGGAAGCCGTGTCATACTGACTAGTCGGCTAGCAAATGTCGGTAACCATGCTAGCTCAGGCAGCCCTCATTACATGCGGTGCCTAAGTGTGGAACAGAGCTTGAAGTTGTTCAACTTAAAGGTGTTTGGAAGGGAGACTTGCCCCTTTGAGCTGGAGAAAGCTACCAAGCAAATAGTCGAGAAATGTCAAGGACTACCACTAGCAATAGTTGTGGTTGCTGGATTTTGTTCCAAGATCAGCAAGACGGAAAACTGTTGGGAAGATGTAGCACATAAAATTGGTCTGGTTATGAGTAGGAACACAGAAGAATGCCTGGACTTACTCGCCTTGAGTTATAACCATTTGCCACGTCACTTGAAGACATGCTTCCTGTATATGGGAGTTTTTCCAAAAGACTTTGAGATTAGTGTTTCAAGACTAATCAAGCTATGGATCGCTAAGGAATTTGTAGAATGGACACCTGCAAAGGACTTGGAAAGTTATTTCTCAGAAGAAGAAAAGGACCTCGGAGATTATTtctcaaaaaaagaaaaggactTAGAAGAAGTTGCTGAGGGATACCTGAGAGATCTTATAGATAGAAGTCTAATTATGGTTAGGAAAAAGACCTCAAGTGGCAAGGTCAAAACATGTGAGGTTCATGATCTATTGCATGATTTAATCGTAAGAGAGGCATGGAAGGAGAGATCAATCTACTTTACTAAATCTAATTTGATAGTTTCTCCACCAGTGGCATCTTTTGAGCATCGCATCATTTTCAATTTTCGCATAGCCCCAGAGTTGAAGTATGATTATGGTGGACCTTCACTTCCTTATGCAAgttcttttctttgttttggaAAAGATGGAACTCCTGGATCCTGTACTCAGATTGATTCGTTTATCACCTTTACCAACTTCTCATGGTTAACGGTATTGGATATATGTTTTCAGCCATTTGACCATCTACCACGTGAAATATGGCAATTATCCCAACTGAGGTGTCTTGCCCTTGCCAGTTTTAATGTCCTCCCTCCATCAGTGAGCAATCTTTCGCATCTTCAGACACTAATTCGTTACAGTCACCAGGCTAGTATTTGTTTGCCGGCAGAGATATGGGAGTTTAAACAATTAAGGCATCTCTATTTCAGGAAGTGCTGCTACTTTCCTGATAATGCATCATCTGAACCAGAACGATATCTGGACAGGTTACTCTCTAAACTTGAATTAACCGAGCTGCAAGCCCTGTCTTCTTCTCTGGGCAGCTCTAGTCGCTCTAATCTTGCATTAACCAATCTGCAAACCCTTTTAAGGCATCTCTATTTCAGGAAGTGCTTCTACTTTCCTGATAATGCATCTCAACCAGAAAGATATCTGGACAGGATTCTCTCTAATCTTGAATTAACCGAGCTGCAAGCCCTGTCTTCTTCTCTGGGCAGCTCTAGTTGCTCTAATCTTGCATTAACCAATCTGCAAACCGTTTTAAGGCATCTCTATTTCAGGAAGTGCTGCTACTTTCCTGATAATGCATCTGAACCAGAAAGATATCTGGGCAGGTTTCTCTCTAATCTTGAATTTACCAAGCTGCAAGCCCTGTATTCTTCTCTGGTCAGCTCTAGTCGCTCTAATCTTGCATTAACCAATCTGCGAATCCTTTTAAAGCATCTTCGTTTATGGAAGCACTTCGACTGTCATGATAATGCATCTGAACGAGAAAGATATCTGGACAGGTTTCTCTCTAATCTTGAATTAACCGAGCTGCAAGCCCTGTCTTCTTCTCTGGGCAGCTCTATTCGCTCTGGCAGCTCTAGTCGCTCTAATCTTGCATTAACCAATCTGCAAACCCTTTCTTACATTACCTTCGGTAGTATTACATGGGGCGTCTTCATAGGCATGCCTAACCTGAAGAAGTTAGGAATTCGCGAGAGTGAAGAAGAGTGCTTGACTGCTGAAGCAATGTCTGGAAACCTCAAGAAGCTGATTCTGCTGGATCACCTTCAAACACTAAAGTGTTTCTTTATCAAACGTTGGATACTTCAACAATGTGATGTTTTCCCACCAACCCTCAAGAAATTGACACTGCGGGGGTGCCAACTACCATGGAACCAAATGACAATAGTGTGCAAGTTACCCAAACTCGAGGTGCTCAAGCTCAAGGATTATGCTTTCCAAGGATCAGAATGGGAGCCAACTGACGAACATTTTCAGCAGCTAAAATTCCTACTGGTGGATGGGACTGATCTTATCCACTGGAAAGCCAGTTCTATTCAATTCCCTAAGCTTCAGAGTCTGGTCCTGAAAAACTGTTATCGCCTGTCTGAGATTCCCGATGAGGTAGTGGAAATACCTACATTGCAGTTCATTGAATTGTATCACTGTAGCTCTTCTGCAGACGACTCGGCAGATAGGATTCAAGAAGAACAACATAGCATGGGAAATGACGATCTTGTGGTGCGGATCCACAAATTTTTCAACT CTGAACCTTAA